A region of the Microbulbifer pacificus genome:
GCTCAAATAAAGCGAACAAAAAGCTAACATGATCAATCCATTCCCGCAATCCTACCTAGTCTATATGTCGACAATCTTTTGATGCTTCTATAATCACAAGATTGGCAATTTTTTATGTCTGAAATTTTGAATATCACCCATAAATTTTATTTGCCACCAGGGACAGATTTGAGACTTAAAATTTCCGTATGAGACGTCGTCAAGCGGGAGCTGACGGCGTAGGAAGTGCGACTTACTGGAAGTGACAAAGCCGAGAGTAATTCTGATTGCCGGTCCAAACTTTGCTCGGAAATATTCTAACCAGTATGTTTATGGGGATTGGTTGGAAATTATGATTCGTCAGTTCTTGAAACACTGAGAGCTGCAGGGTTTCAGAAACGAGTGTTCAGGTCAGATCTAGCTCCATCTCCATCTCCATATAGGTATGATCCACAACCCGATCAAATTGCGACTGCAATGTAGAATTTTTGGTGCGCTGCGGAATGAACCCCAGGCGCTGATACAAAGGCCACGGATGACAACACGCGCAACTGTGAACAGAGAATAAAAACGCACGATGTCTCGGGAGGCTGTAATCGTCAAGCGCAGATTCCGCGCACTGTTACGCATGCCACCAACAGCCACAGCCTCACCGTCAATCACCGCTGCTGTATGTTGGCATTAGCCAAATTCCGAATCGCCGCGGACAAACGCATGGAAGAAAGTCCCGCGCCTGCTACGAGTGCCCGTCGCGGAACACATAGTCGAATGAAGCTGTCCCTCAGCTGTAGATCAGCGGCACCGCGGCGTCCACATCCTCCGCACGACAGGGGCGGTAGCTGATCACAGGAATTTCATTGTTTATCGTTGGTCCTGGTTTGTATTGCTGGATCAAAATGGAAAATTGCCATAGTTGTCGAGTATTGCGCAAAGTGTAGTGGCGCTCTTAGCTCTGGGCGAAGAATGCCTTGTGGTACGCAACCTCTCCCTGCGGAAAGCTGCCGGTAAAGGCTCGCGCCTGAAAGTACTCCGGCGGCACGCCAGGGTATACCAATCCCTCCACTACCTTGAATCCAAAGCGGCCGTAGTAGCCGGGATCGCCAAGCACCACACAGCCAGCCGCGCCCATTGCTTCAAGGTCAGTGAGTACTCGCTGCATCAGTCTGGAACCCACGCCCTGCTGCTGGAATTCCGGCAGTACGGAGATCGGCCCCAGCCCGAACCAGCCGCGCGCG
Encoded here:
- a CDS encoding GNAT family N-acetyltransferase is translated as MKFQIRTENAGDSDAIHRVTELAFRDAPHTDHTEQFIVAALQRAGALTLSLVAEVGNEVIGHVAISPVAISDGARGWFGLGPISVLPEFQQQGVGSRLMQRVLTDLEAMGAAGCVVLGDPGYYGRFGFKVVEGLVYPGVPPEYFQARAFTGSFPQGEVAYHKAFFAQS